Proteins co-encoded in one Malus sylvestris chromosome 9, drMalSylv7.2, whole genome shotgun sequence genomic window:
- the LOC126583141 gene encoding peroxisome biogenesis protein 22, with amino-acid sequence MAESSKEELLQLIKRFGAYLTVKMSSLFPISLHNLNSRSIGAIAGFAVAIVFTWRLLRPPSGPQRRQPKRQAPASSSSGISSNSNATLTTPGVSSSEDSRTQNVVDEFFQPVKPTLGQIVRQKLSEGRKVTCRLLGVILEESTPEELQKQVTVRYSVLEVLLEITKFCDLYLMERVLDDESEKKVLMALEDAGIFTSGGLVKDKVLFCSTENGRTSFVRQLEPDWHIDTNPDIIFQLSRFIKYQLHISPTRTERAASNAFNSPSLEQFFGRV; translated from the exons ATGGCCGAGTCTTCAAAGGAAGAGCTGCTTCAGCTCATCAAGCGCTTCGGGGCTTATCTCACTGTCAAGATGTCCAGTCTATTCCCGATCTCCCTCCACAATCTG AATTCACGTTCTATTGGGGCAATTGCGGGCTTTGCTGTCGCAATAGTTTTCACATGGAGGCTGCTGAGACCACCGAGTGGACCTCAAAGAAGGCAACCCAAGCGGCAGGCACCTGCATCGAGTAGTTCTGGCATCAGttcaaattcaaatgcaacATTGACAACTCCGGGAGTTTCATCTTCAGAGGACTCAAGAACCCAAAACGTTGTTGATGAATTTTTTCAGCCAGTAAAG CCTACTTTGGGGCAAATAGTTCGGCAGAAACTGAGTGAAGGAAGAAAG GTAACTTGTCGTTTACTCGGAGTAATCCTTGAGGAAAGTACCCCGGAGGAACTTCAG AAACAAGTTACTGTGAGGTACTCAGTGCTGGAAGTACTCTTGGAGATCACAAAATTTTGTGATCTGTATCTCATGGAAAGAGTTCTTGATGATGAAAGTGAA AAAAAGGTTCTAATGGCTTTGGAAGATGCTGGGATTTTCACATCTGGAGGTTTGGTCAAAGACAAG GTTCTCTTCTGTAGCACAGAGAATGGACGGACCTCTTTTGTTCGGCAATTGGAACCAGATTGGCATATCGACACCAATCCTGACATCATATTCCAATTATCG AGGTTTATCAAGTATCAGCTTCACATATCTCCTACCAGAACGGAACGGGCTGCTTCTAATGCTTTCAACTCCCCATCCTTGGAACAGTTCTTTGGACGTGTTTGA